The following nucleotide sequence is from candidate division KSB1 bacterium.
GTAATATGTAATCCACCCTCGCGGGCCGTTTCTATCAAACCGAGGAAATTTTCCGGTTCCGTGCCTGTTTCAGCATCCGCTAAATCATACCCCACCAGGCGTTCCGCAACCGGATAACGGCTGGTTTTGAATTTCAGCACATCCATTAAGGCAATGCGGTTTAGCTCATTGTCCATTCCCCGCACACCGATGGCGATCAACCCCACCTCGATAGGATATTTTTGCATGCCATCCTGGCTGCCATCGAGAACACCGCGGATGATGTCATCATTACGCAATGCCGGTTTCCCGGCTGCAATAAATGTCGGGCCAAAACGCAGCTCTAACAGTTTCACGCCATCATGATAAGCATCTTCAATATTCTCAAAAGTGACCCGGCGGATATTCTCATATGAATTGAGCACTTTCTGGTGCACCCAGAATACATCCAATACTTCTTGTATGTTTTTCATGGGCTGCGTAACACGACAAATGGCAGCAAGTTCCTGAATTGTGTCAACGCCCAGGTCAATGTTGTCTTTTTGTGCAATTTGCCAGATTGTGTTGAGGCGGACGCTGCCATCCAAATGAACGTGAGTTTGAACTTTTGGCAAATCGACAATCCAATCCCGGGGATTTTGGGAGCTGCAACTTAAGCTCAAAAGGGTTCCGCAAATAAAAAACAGTGCTTAATCATTTTCCTGGTAATAGGTGCTTTGGTTTGTTTTGTCTAGAGAGCCTTTGAATTGTAAACAAGTTCCGACATTTTGGACTTTGCCACAGTTGTTTTATTTTTTGAGTCGTTGATGAATAAAAAATAAAATATTTTTCTCTTGCAAACTTCAGATAAAATAGTAACTTTCATTTTAGTATCCCAATTGAATTTATAAAATTTCAAACCATTCAATTGCTGGATTTAACAAAATATGTTCAACGTTATTATTTAAATCGTATCAAAAATGAAAACATATCAAGCAATTACACCCAACGCGGTAATCATCTCCAAAAATATATTTCTCCTGCTGTAAAACCATCTAAGATCGCATTGAGATTTTTTTTGAAGAGTATGATGTTGATTTTATCTAATCGAAATTTCCGGACTTATTATTTCTTTGTTTATGCAATTATTTTGTTGGTCATGGTTTATGCTCCCTTTAAAGCCATTGCACAACAAAATTTAATTCCGTATCAAGATTATGTTCCCGGGGAGATTATAGTAAAATTCAAACCTACTCTTGAAATCCTTAATGTGCTTCAACCCGTTGCTGAGAAACCCAGAAATCCGCAAAAACGTACGAGTTTAGTAAAATCGGAAAAAACAGCATTGTTACGGATTGCTTCACTTGATGCATTGCAAAGACAGTTTGGATCTTTCCAAATAGAAACGATTGTCCCCCTTCCCCGGTTCATTCGCTCACCAACCGGCCAAAGACTTAATTCTAAAACATTAAATTTGGCAGAATTGTCAACCTTAGTCAAGCTTACCTTTGCCAAAGAAATAGATTTGAACAAAATCCTGGCTGCCATCGAAAGCAATTCAAATGTAGTTTATGCCGAGCCAAATTACATTTACAGGATTGATGATATTTTTCCTGGAGATTCGAAATTTTCGGAGCAGTGGGGATTGAATAACACCGGTCAAACCGGTGGATCTAAAGATGCCGATATCGATGCA
It contains:
- the add gene encoding adenosine deaminase; translated protein: MPKVQTHVHLDGSVRLNTIWQIAQKDNIDLGVDTIQELAAICRVTQPMKNIQEVLDVFWVHQKVLNSYENIRRVTFENIEDAYHDGVKLLELRFGPTFIAAGKPALRNDDIIRGVLDGSQDGMQKYPIEVGLIAIGVRGMDNELNRIALMDVLKFKTSRYPVAERLVGYDLADAETGTEPENFLGLIETAREGGLHITIHSGEDTDAEYVKRSILSLGAERIGHGIKSWGNEEVLNLIKERDIHLELSVTSNWLTRCVESLETHPIKNLYQAGVSISINTDDPHLMGINLVHEYEMIVDKFGLTRQDFMKINTDALEHSFLPEAIKSRVRKQYFE
- a CDS encoding S8 family serine peptidase, whose amino-acid sequence is MKSMMLILSNRNFRTYYFFVYAIILLVMVYAPFKAIAQQNLIPYQDYVPGEIIVKFKPTLEILNVLQPVAEKPRNPQKRTSLVKSEKTALLRIASLDALQRQFGSFQIETIVPLPRFIRSPTGQRLNSKTLNLAELSTLVKLTFAKEIDLNKILAAIESNSNVVYAEPNYIYRIDDIFPGDSKFSEQWGLNNTGQTGGSKDADIDAPEAWKIQKGNSNVIVAIVDTGIDFNHPDLKKNIWTNNGEIANNGLDDDGNGYIDDINGWDFVNQDNKPMDDHGHGTHVAGIVGAVSDNNIGMTGISWYGRLMALKSIAKSGQGNVKAVEAIYYGTHN